In a genomic window of Carassius gibelio isolate Cgi1373 ecotype wild population from Czech Republic chromosome A3, carGib1.2-hapl.c, whole genome shotgun sequence:
- the LOC127956225 gene encoding uncharacterized protein LOC127956225: MRGSSCVLMSVLLMIADGLIVKGPSGPLVAPLGSSVVLPCSVDELLSVKDLEVEWRRTDSEALVHLYQEGESRTESQQQDYQDRAHFFTDQIQHGNFSLRLDDLRAEDEGQYKCKVYIQQESGETVVQIKVNAERLLVSGSSRSISASVGEDVTLNCSVDSHIPPGDFEEVTWTKTDEDIQVLLYQDNETHSSNERYRDRVEFFPAEIPKGNFSLRLKNVRTEDKGVYMCQVFAGGLSANATVLLEQLGFSASHIMVLILCISASGSALLLCCLIYCRSQNDDLLLQMSLVICPNIFLFIAFVLWGVTEGSLNETVACCTLYILRPLMLCSAAPYKRGFTGNAFTLMIENFLFSTVVYSVLFKKALEKSLNFAEFDRIILIVLFVIVLLPCPLFIIAVLAEIFGKLGERIGDILLVLALISFDILPSLQFILLFYAFGSASGGFFIVAVLPVLTTVTRYNWDHKCGVKMGCSPLVQRSVWSVLMLLMNAVMLYFYIMALESEKDRIGWACVIGFLQLIWTVWMYARSFKDWDIPTCVPVYLLGSVVLVELNAAALMTELILKSVNGKGALGDLRIIVFSSECLCLLPLLISLVAAPLIPKITTCLQKEHRTQRRTRITAGSESSDRSRI, encoded by the exons GTTTGATTGTAAAAGGTCCCTCTGGTCCTCTGGTTGCTCCTCTGGGATCCTCCGTGGTTTTGCCCTGTTCTGTTGATGAACTTTTATCAGTGAAGGATCTGGAGGTGGAATGGAGAAGAACAGACTCTGAGGCTTTAGTTCATCTGTATCAGGAAGGTGAGAGTCGAACAGAATCCCAGCAGCAGGATTATCAGGATAGAGCTCATTTCTTCACTGATCAGATACAACATGGAAACTTCTCCCTCCGGCTGGACGATCTGAGAGCTGAAGATGAGGGACAGTATAAATGTAAAGTTTACATTCAGCAAGAGTCTGGTGAGACTGTGGTTCAGATAAAAGTTAATGCTG AGCGTTTGCTAGTATCAGGATCGAGTCGCTCCATATCTGCGTCTGTGGGTGAAGACGTCACTCTGAACTGCTCTGTGGACTCTCACATCCCACCTGGAGACTTTGAAGAGGTTACATGGACGAAAACAGATGAAGATATTCAGGTTCTACTCTACCAAGACAATGAGACACATTCATCAAATGAGCGATATAGAGACAGAGTTGAGTTCTTCCCTGCTGAAATCCCCAAAGGAAACTTCTCTCTCAGACTGAAGAACGTCAGAACTGAAGATAAAGGAGTTTACATGTGTCAGGTGTTTGCTGGAGGACTTTCAGCCAATGCAACTGTACTACTGGAGCAACTAG GTTTCTCTGCTTCACACATAATGGTGTTGATTCTCTGTATCTCTGCGTCTGGATCTGCACTACTGCTCTGCTGTCTGATCTACTGCAGATCACAAAATGATG ATCTGCTTCTTCAGATGTCTCTAGTCATTTGTccgaatatttttttatttattgcttttgtcCTCTGGGGTGTTACTGAAG GATCTCTGAATGAGACAGTCGCTTGTTGCACTCTTTATATTCTGAGACCTCTTATGTTGTGTTCAGCTGCTCCATATAAAAGAGGGTTTACAG GTAACGCTTTTACACTGATGATAGAAAATTTTCTTTTCTCAACTGTTGTTTATTCAG ttctttttaaaaaagccttggaaaaaagtctgaattttgcAGAATTTGACAGAATCATACTAATAGTCCTGTTTGTGATCGTTCTTCTGCCTTGTCCCCTCTTTATCATTGCAG TATTGGCTGAAATCTTTGGAAAGCTTGGTGAACGGATAGGTGATATACTTCTTGTTCTGGCTTTGATAAGCTTTGATATTCTGCCTTCACTGCAATTCATCCTCCTGTTTTACGCCTTTGGATCTGCCAGTGGCG GATTCTTCATTGTTGCAGTTTTACCAGTGCTGACAACAGTGACACGTTATAATTGGGATCATAAATGTGGGGTAAAGATGGGCT GTTCACCTCTGGTCCAGAGATCAGTGTGGTCAGTGTTGATGTTATTGATGAATGCTGTTATGCTCTATTTCTACATCATGGCTCTGGAGAGTGAGAAAG ATCGTATCGGATGGGCCTGTGTGATTGGATTTCTTCAGTTAATCTGGACAGTGTGGATGTATGCACGGTCATTTAAGGATTGGG ATATTCCCACGTGTGTCCCTGTGTATCTGTTGGGATCAGTTGTTCTGGTGGAACTGAACGCTGCTGCACTGATGACTGAACTCATACTGAAATCAG TTAATGGTAAAGGAGCattgggagatctgaggatcattGTCTTTTCCTCTGAATGTCTCTGTCTTTTACCCCTGCTGATTTCACTAGTAGCTGCACCCT TGATTCCCAAAATCACAACATGTCTGCAGAAAG AGCACAGAACGCAGCGAAGAACACGGATCACAGCAGGATCTGAGTCTTCAG ACCGCAGCAGGATCTGA
- the LOC127956325 gene encoding uncharacterized protein LOC127956325: MMFIRDLTGVYSGERNIVILSVFLAFLIGVSGDAGEIKKLSVLEGDSVTLHTSITEIHNVDLVMWMYGAQRSIIAKLNGKNQMISFYDVDDGRFGDRLLLDNQTGSLSISDIRTKLSGDYQLRIISSETSYKSFSLTVHDVFFAGLTNTKEGDSITLHTGVHKIQKHDVILWMFGQLSPDTFIAEINTTLGQISYSEDVRLRERVRLDDQSGSLTIRNSRSTDTGLYQLQITNSKETFYKRYNVFVDAPDPGLSSGVLAAICVILLMMLAAAVIAGVCYSRRKYSPLKDDLKTEEVSEGDSVTLHTGITEPQRYDQILWSFGPRGSVIAQIPERTGTTSFRDDERFRG; this comes from the exons ATGATGTTTATTAGAGATCTGACGGGAGTCTACAGCGGAGAGAGGAACATTGTTATACTCTCGGTCTTCCTGGCATTTTTGATCG GTGTGTCTGGTGACGCGGGTGAAATAAAGAAACTGTCCGTTCtggagggagattctgttacTTTACACACTAGCATTACTGAAATACACAACGTTGATCTGGTGATGTGGATGTATGGAGCTCAGAGATCTATTATCGCTAAACTCAATGGCAAAAATCAGATGATTTCCTTTTACGATGTTGATGACGGGAGATTCGGCGACAGACTGCTGCTGGACAATCAGACGGGATCCTTGAGCATCAGTGACATCAGGACCAAACTGTCTGGAGACTATCAGCTCAGGATCATCAGCAGCGAGACCTCGTACAAGTCATTCAGTCTGACTGTCCATG ATGTGTTTTTTGCTGGTTTAACAAACACGAAAGAGGGAGACTCCATTACTCTTCATACTGGTGTTCATAAAATACAGAAACATGATGTGATTCTGTGGATGTTCGGACAGTTGAGTCCAGACACGTTTATAGCTGAAATCAACACAACACTGGGTCAGATCTCCTATAGTGAAGATGTGAGACTGAGAGAGCGAGTACGGCTGGACGATCAgtctggatctctgaccatcagaaACAGCAGGAGCACAGATACAGGGCTTTATCAGCTGCAGATCACCAACAGCAAAGAGACCTTCTACAAGAGATACAATGTGTTTGTCG ATGCTCCTGATCCAGGTCTGTCTTCAGGTGTTTTAGCAGCGATCTGTGTTATTTTGCTGATGATGTTAGCTGCAGCTGTAATCGCTGGAGTGTGTTACTCTCGCCGCAAGTATTCTCCACTGAAGG ATGACCTGAAGACAGAAGAAGTGTCAGAGGGGgattcagtcactctacacaCTGGTATAACTGAACCACAGAGATATGATCAAATACTCTGGAGTTTTGGACCTCGAGGCTCTGTCATCGCTCAGATTCCTGAAAGGACCGGTACGACTTCATTCAGGGATGACGAGAGATTCAGAGGCTGA